In Anaerobacillus isosaccharinicus, one genomic interval encodes:
- a CDS encoding response regulator, with protein sequence MKQQGKEEKLIRVLLIEDDLMVQEVNRMFIEKVKGFKVIGVATNGTVGRQKVKELNPDLVLLDIFMPKEDGLKTISKLRQEQLDVDIIAVTAANDTETVKKLLRHGVVDYIVKPFTYERLKQALEQYKDMYDQLNLNANFSQDKLDVVMQQKDNSKQSELPKGLQLMTLKQILDYLEKIDCSKSAEEIGSEVGLARVTVRRYLNYLETEKKVEMELTYGTIGRPIQLYRLIKKENEVSS encoded by the coding sequence ATGAAGCAGCAAGGTAAAGAAGAGAAACTAATTCGAGTTTTACTAATTGAAGACGATCTGATGGTACAAGAAGTAAATCGGATGTTTATTGAAAAAGTAAAAGGCTTTAAAGTCATAGGGGTAGCAACAAATGGGACTGTAGGACGGCAAAAAGTAAAAGAATTAAATCCAGATTTAGTTTTGCTAGATATTTTTATGCCAAAAGAAGATGGTTTAAAAACAATTTCCAAGTTAAGACAAGAACAATTAGACGTGGATATTATTGCTGTTACAGCGGCTAATGATACGGAAACTGTGAAAAAGCTGCTCAGGCATGGAGTTGTCGACTATATCGTAAAACCCTTTACCTATGAGCGATTAAAACAAGCGTTAGAGCAATATAAAGATATGTATGACCAACTAAATTTAAATGCTAACTTTTCCCAAGATAAATTAGATGTAGTTATGCAACAGAAAGATAATAGTAAACAGAGTGAACTACCGAAAGGGCTACAACTAATGACGTTAAAACAAATTTTAGATTATCTTGAAAAGATTGATTGTTCTAAATCAGCTGAGGAGATTGGTTCAGAGGTTGGATTAGCTAGGGTGACGGTAAGAAGATATTTGAATTACTTAGAGACAGAAAAAAAAGTAGAGATGGAATTAACATACGGAACAATTGGAAGACCAATTCAGTTATATCGATTAATTAAAAAGGAAAACGAGGTTTCTTCATGA
- a CDS encoding ATP-binding protein, with amino-acid sequence MFRFKNLPIRWKITFLSLGIVIFSLLIGGIILLGYMAETKEEELSQRTLITAQLVAQYKSVQDEINNEAASDILQPIAERTRVINNVDYIIILNMDRIRLTHPIKERIGTKFYGGDEDPAFSEHIYTSLASGDHGYTIRSFVPIFNEKSEQVGVVVVGNVLPSHRELINEIGNSLLYVFIFATIFGMWGAWLLANHIKRQTFHIEPDQLARVLVERTATFNAIRDGVIAIDQNEKITVINQAAKEIVNAHGDVVGAKIHDVVPDTRLPEVLKIGKPLLQREFFINNRAILSNRIPITVQGKTIGAVAIFQDKTEVTRLAQELTGVQAFVDALRVQAHEYSNKLHTIAGLIQLDQGKKALDYIFDLSEEQAELTSLITHQIHDDSLAGLLLGKYSRCKELGIKLTFNQNSNFINYPEGTTIHDLVIICGNLIDNSIDALVDTNKELKQITFSIKEAEDFLTIQVGDTGEGISENIKEKMFRRGFSTKQKDGRGIGLFLVRSIIDRIEGNIDINSEVGKGTVFTLQIPMKRKVGVRL; translated from the coding sequence TTGTTTAGATTTAAGAACTTACCGATACGTTGGAAAATTACATTCTTATCTTTAGGGATCGTTATTTTCTCCTTATTAATTGGTGGCATAATCTTGTTAGGGTATATGGCAGAGACAAAGGAAGAAGAACTATCACAAAGAACTTTAATTACAGCACAATTGGTTGCCCAATATAAAAGTGTTCAAGATGAGATTAATAACGAGGCTGCATCTGATATCTTACAGCCTATAGCTGAAAGAACTCGAGTTATAAATAATGTAGACTATATCATTATTTTAAATATGGACCGAATAAGGTTGACGCATCCAATTAAGGAGCGAATCGGAACGAAATTCTATGGTGGTGATGAAGATCCCGCTTTTTCAGAACATATCTATACATCATTAGCTTCTGGGGATCATGGTTATACGATCCGGTCATTCGTTCCTATTTTTAATGAGAAAAGTGAACAAGTCGGTGTAGTAGTCGTAGGTAATGTTTTACCTAGTCATCGCGAGCTAATTAATGAAATTGGAAATTCGCTTCTCTACGTTTTTATCTTTGCGACCATATTTGGAATGTGGGGAGCGTGGCTACTAGCTAATCACATAAAGAGACAAACATTTCATATTGAACCCGATCAGCTTGCTCGTGTCTTAGTTGAAAGAACTGCCACGTTTAACGCTATTCGCGATGGTGTTATTGCCATCGATCAAAATGAAAAGATAACGGTTATTAACCAGGCCGCAAAAGAAATCGTAAATGCCCATGGTGATGTAGTTGGCGCAAAAATTCACGATGTTGTACCAGATACTCGTTTACCAGAAGTATTGAAGATAGGTAAACCGCTGTTGCAACGGGAATTTTTCATTAATAATCGAGCTATTTTAAGTAATCGTATTCCAATTACTGTTCAAGGGAAAACGATTGGTGCTGTAGCAATTTTCCAAGATAAAACTGAGGTTACTAGACTAGCCCAAGAGTTAACAGGAGTACAAGCCTTTGTTGATGCATTACGAGTTCAGGCCCATGAATATTCAAATAAGCTACATACAATTGCAGGATTAATTCAGCTTGATCAAGGGAAGAAAGCACTAGATTATATCTTTGATCTTTCAGAGGAACAAGCAGAACTTACCTCATTAATTACACATCAAATTCATGATGATAGTCTAGCAGGATTGTTGTTAGGAAAATATAGTCGCTGTAAAGAGCTAGGAATAAAGCTTACCTTCAATCAGAATAGTAATTTTATAAATTACCCTGAAGGAACTACCATACATGACCTTGTTATTATTTGTGGTAATTTAATAGACAATAGTATTGATGCACTTGTAGATACAAATAAAGAATTAAAGCAAATTACCTTTTCGATTAAAGAGGCAGAAGATTTTCTAACAATCCAAGTCGGTGATACTGGTGAAGGCATTTCAGAGAACATAAAGGAAAAAATGTTTCGAAGAGGCTTTTCTACAAAACAAAAAGACGGTCGAGGAATAGGGCTTTTTCTAGTGCGTTCCATTATTGATCGAATCGAAGGAAATATTGATATCAATAGTGAGGTAGGCAAAGGAACGGTCTTTACGCTGCAAATTCCAATGAAAAGGAAAGTGGGGGTTAGATTATGA
- a CDS encoding BrxA/BrxB family bacilliredoxin, which produces MEFSFYNDVINGARKEMVDAGYQELTTPEEVDAVLGKKGTSLVYINSVCGCAGGIARPSAAYMANYEKKPDNFVTVFAGQDKEATDRARTYFKGFAPSSPSFAIVKDGEIKAMIERHEIEGHEPVQVVQKLEKYFDEFM; this is translated from the coding sequence ATGGAATTTAGTTTTTATAATGATGTAATTAATGGTGCAAGAAAAGAAATGGTTGATGCAGGTTATCAAGAATTAACAACACCTGAAGAGGTTGATGCGGTATTAGGAAAAAAAGGGACTTCACTAGTCTATATTAATTCTGTTTGTGGTTGTGCTGGGGGAATCGCCCGTCCCTCAGCTGCGTACATGGCTAATTATGAGAAAAAGCCTGATAATTTTGTTACTGTCTTTGCTGGTCAAGACAAAGAAGCTACTGATAGAGCAAGAACATACTTTAAAGGTTTTGCTCCGTCTTCACCTTCATTTGCCATTGTTAAAGACGGCGAAATTAAGGCGATGATCGAGAGACACGAAATTGAAGGTCATGAACCTGTCCAAGTCGTTCAAAAGCTTGAGAAATATTTTGATGAATTCATGTAA
- a CDS encoding metal ABC transporter solute-binding protein, Zn/Mn family, giving the protein MKKQSIIFAIMLILSTFLAACGAKGEEKPNTAVEPEVEEKEVLQVYTTIFPLMDFTKKIGGEYVEVKSIVPVGADAHTFEPSPKTMVDVSNAHLYIYNGAGIEGFADAAAEVLKTGNVKILMASEGVDLIAFDHDHDDHGHDHDDHGNADDDHGHDHDNHGHDHNDHGHDHDGHGDDHDEHGEEDDDQHGHEHQGEGDPHVWLDPIRSIQVAENIKNALVELLPEASEQFESNFLTLKGQLEALDLRFKEMVQEVSNNTMVVSHAGYGYWTERYGIQQVGISGISPTNEPSIRQIKSVIEFVEHHNIGYIMFEQNIPTSIAETVRSQVGAEALWLHNLEALVQEDVNNNEDYFSLMERNIETLRTALQ; this is encoded by the coding sequence ATGAAGAAGCAATCAATTATTTTTGCTATTATGCTAATATTATCAACGTTTTTAGCAGCTTGTGGAGCTAAAGGGGAGGAAAAGCCAAATACAGCTGTTGAGCCAGAGGTTGAAGAAAAGGAAGTATTACAAGTTTATACGACTATCTTTCCATTAATGGATTTTACTAAAAAGATCGGTGGCGAATATGTAGAAGTAAAAAGTATTGTTCCAGTTGGAGCAGATGCTCATACATTTGAGCCAAGCCCAAAAACAATGGTAGATGTCTCTAATGCCCATTTATACATTTACAATGGAGCAGGGATTGAAGGCTTTGCCGATGCAGCTGCTGAAGTTTTAAAAACTGGAAATGTAAAAATATTAATGGCATCAGAAGGTGTTGATCTAATAGCATTCGATCACGACCACGATGATCATGGACATGACCATGACGACCATGGAAACGCCGACGACGATCATGGCCACGACCATGACAACCATGGACACGACCACAATGATCATGGACATGATCACGATGGTCACGGAGACGACCATGACGAGCACGGTGAAGAAGATGACGATCAACACGGTCACGAACATCAAGGTGAGGGAGATCCTCATGTTTGGTTAGATCCAATTCGCTCTATTCAAGTTGCTGAAAATATTAAGAATGCACTTGTAGAGTTACTACCTGAAGCATCTGAGCAGTTTGAAAGTAACTTCTTAACTTTAAAAGGTCAATTAGAAGCATTAGATTTAAGATTTAAAGAAATGGTTCAAGAGGTCTCAAATAATACAATGGTTGTTTCCCACGCTGGTTATGGTTATTGGACAGAGCGGTACGGAATTCAGCAAGTTGGTATCTCGGGTATTTCCCCTACAAATGAACCCTCAATTCGTCAGATTAAGAGTGTTATAGAATTCGTAGAACATCATAATATCGGCTATATTATGTTTGAACAAAATATACCTACTAGTATTGCTGAAACAGTACGTTCTCAAGTTGGTGCAGAAGCTCTTTGGTTACACAATTTAGAGGCGTTAGTTCAAGAAGATGTAAACAATAATGAGGATTATTTCAGTCTAATGGAAAGAAATATTGAAACTTTAAGAACTGCATTACAATAG
- the istB gene encoding IS21-like element helper ATPase IstB, with translation MMNEQTLTKLHELKLSGMAEAYKEQSTNKEFQKLSFEERFSLLVDLEHSRRKSNKLQRLINTATFLNSNACIEDMEYHEDRRLDKNLILKLASGTYIHDSHNIILKGPTGSGKTFLATAFGVSACRQFYNVKYIRLPELLDELSLAKLAADGSYRKLIKKYTKVDLLILDEWLLTDLSTNEAAILLEITESRHKIASTIFCSQIDPSGWHIKLGNETIAEAILDRIIHDSYQILIDGEVSMRERHGLGS, from the coding sequence ATGATGAATGAGCAGACATTAACCAAACTACACGAATTGAAATTAAGTGGAATGGCGGAAGCCTATAAGGAACAATCAACTAATAAAGAGTTTCAAAAGTTGAGTTTCGAAGAACGCTTTAGTTTACTTGTCGATTTAGAACATTCCCGTCGTAAGAGTAATAAGCTTCAACGCTTGATCAATACAGCCACTTTTTTAAACTCAAATGCTTGTATCGAAGATATGGAATATCACGAAGACCGAAGATTAGATAAAAATTTGATATTAAAACTGGCCAGCGGTACCTATATCCATGACAGTCACAATATCATATTGAAAGGACCTACTGGTTCGGGAAAAACATTTTTAGCAACTGCCTTTGGAGTATCTGCTTGTCGACAATTCTATAATGTTAAATACATTCGCTTACCGGAATTATTAGATGAACTGTCTCTCGCAAAATTAGCTGCAGATGGAAGCTATCGAAAATTGATTAAAAAGTATACGAAAGTAGATCTACTCATCCTTGATGAATGGTTACTAACAGATTTATCAACGAATGAAGCAGCAATTCTATTAGAAATCACAGAATCTCGTCATAAGATAGCTTCGACTATTTTCTGTTCACAAATTGACCCTAGTGGTTGGCATATAAAATTGGGGAATGAAACAATTGCGGAGGCTATTCTAGATCGTATTATCCATGATTCATATCAAATTCTAATAGACGGAGAAGTATCTATGCGTGAGCGTCATGGATTAGGTAGCTAA
- the istA gene encoding IS21 family transposase, which translates to MIHYRKILELHDEGISLRGIAASTGHSRQKITEVISLAEKKGLDCPLEEEMTDKWIEEFLFPEKSLEASGRKPLNFDYIHEELAKPNVTLSLLHHEYEAECRASQKIPYSYRSFLRHYSRYADKYKATLRIRRKPGEIMEVDWAGSTSFIIDRDTGEKVKAYIFVATLPCSQFSYAEASLSMDSQSWINAHNSAYKYFGGSTQIVVPDNLKTSVTKHTTRELILNPTYREMAEYYNTVVMPARVRTPKDKASVEGSVGVISTWIIAALRNTHCFSIDELNEEVWKKLDEFNRRPFTRKKGSRLSAFEEEEKFALSPLPIAHFKMSEWKKTKVRPDYHLSIESMFYSVPYEYINREVEVKLSDNLVEIFFNHMRVASHKRLYGKFGQSSTLRDHMPDNHKLYVDQTPETAIEWAESIGASTLSVIRYLLDTSQNEKQALQSIFSLKKSERNYTKYEIERACKMVVSMTKRPTVKSIQTILKNNKKSDAEQELKRQTDISKNNYGFTRGASYYGGTDK; encoded by the coding sequence ATGATTCATTATCGAAAGATATTGGAATTGCACGATGAGGGGATCAGTCTTAGGGGCATTGCCGCCAGTACAGGTCACTCTCGCCAAAAAATAACAGAGGTTATTTCCCTAGCCGAAAAGAAAGGATTAGATTGTCCATTAGAGGAAGAAATGACGGATAAGTGGATTGAGGAATTTCTTTTTCCAGAGAAGAGCTTGGAGGCTTCTGGTCGAAAACCATTGAACTTTGACTATATTCATGAAGAGTTGGCCAAACCTAATGTGACACTTTCGCTTCTGCATCATGAGTATGAAGCTGAATGTCGAGCCAGTCAAAAAATACCGTACTCATACCGTAGTTTTTTGCGGCACTATAGCAGGTACGCTGACAAGTACAAAGCTACATTGCGTATTCGCAGAAAACCAGGTGAAATAATGGAAGTTGACTGGGCAGGTTCCACATCTTTTATCATTGATAGAGATACTGGGGAGAAGGTTAAAGCCTATATTTTCGTTGCGACTTTGCCTTGTAGTCAATTCTCTTATGCGGAAGCAAGCTTATCAATGGATTCACAGTCATGGATTAATGCTCACAATAGTGCGTATAAGTATTTTGGAGGATCTACACAAATTGTTGTACCGGATAACCTAAAAACGAGTGTAACAAAACATACCACACGTGAATTGATTTTGAATCCTACCTACAGAGAAATGGCAGAATACTATAATACAGTCGTTATGCCTGCACGTGTTCGTACTCCGAAAGATAAAGCAAGTGTTGAAGGTTCCGTTGGTGTTATCTCTACATGGATTATAGCAGCATTAAGAAATACACATTGCTTTAGTATTGATGAATTGAACGAGGAAGTTTGGAAGAAATTAGATGAATTCAATCGCCGTCCCTTTACTCGAAAAAAAGGCTCTCGATTGTCAGCATTTGAAGAAGAGGAGAAATTTGCGCTTTCTCCTCTTCCAATCGCACATTTTAAAATGTCTGAATGGAAAAAAACAAAAGTACGCCCTGACTATCATCTTTCTATCGAGAGCATGTTTTATTCTGTGCCGTACGAATATATTAATCGAGAAGTCGAGGTGAAACTTTCCGATAACCTCGTTGAAATCTTTTTTAATCATATGCGTGTGGCATCACATAAACGACTATACGGGAAGTTTGGACAATCTTCCACCCTTCGTGACCACATGCCTGATAATCATAAGTTATACGTGGATCAAACGCCAGAAACTGCAATAGAATGGGCTGAAAGTATTGGTGCATCAACCTTAAGCGTTATTCGCTATCTTTTAGATACTTCGCAAAATGAAAAACAAGCGTTACAGTCTATATTTTCTTTGAAAAAGTCTGAGCGTAATTACACAAAATATGAGATTGAGCGTGCTTGCAAAATGGTAGTTTCTATGACTAAAAGACCTACGGTCAAAAGTATTCAAACGATCTTAAAGAACAACAAAAAAAGTGATGCCGAACAAGAATTGAAACGTCAAACAGATATTAGCAAAAATAATTATGGCTTCACACGTGGAGCTTCTTACTATGGAGGAACGGATAAATGA
- a CDS encoding dihydrolipoamide acetyltransferase family protein encodes MATEIKMPQLGESVTEGTISKWLVKPGDKVNKYDPIAEVMTDKVNAEVPSSYTGTITELVAGEDETIEVGGVICTIAVEGEKTTETSTSNTSTVEKVSAPEPSRDDSEKKRFSPAVLRLAGENNIDLALIQGSGRGGRITRKDLQAIIESGNIPTVKVEKAEAQPVANKEVETVLTPAPEQVTSQASITSAPGDIEIPVSGIRKAIAANMVKSKHEAPHAWTMVEVDVTNLVNYRNSVKDGFKQKEGFNITFLPFFIKAVVEALKEFPQLNSMWAGDKIIQKKDINISIAVATEDALYVPVIKHADEKTIKGIAREINDLAGKVRNKAISSSDMQGGTFTVNNTGSFGSILSTPIINHPQAAILSVESIVKRPVVLENDAIAIRHMVNLCLSLDHRVLDGLVCGRFLARVKENLQSISKENTQIY; translated from the coding sequence ATGGCTACAGAAATTAAAATGCCGCAACTTGGCGAAAGTGTAACAGAAGGTACAATTAGTAAATGGCTAGTAAAGCCAGGAGATAAAGTAAATAAATATGATCCAATTGCAGAAGTAATGACTGACAAAGTAAATGCTGAAGTTCCTTCCTCTTATACTGGAACAATCACAGAGCTAGTTGCTGGTGAAGATGAAACGATTGAGGTTGGTGGGGTTATTTGTACGATTGCAGTTGAAGGTGAGAAAACAACTGAGACATCAACTAGTAATACATCAACTGTTGAAAAAGTAAGTGCTCCAGAACCATCTAGGGATGACAGCGAGAAAAAACGATTTTCTCCAGCAGTACTTCGCTTAGCCGGAGAAAATAATATCGATTTAGCTCTAATTCAAGGATCTGGTCGTGGTGGACGTATTACTAGAAAAGATCTGCAAGCAATCATTGAAAGTGGAAATATCCCGACAGTAAAAGTAGAAAAAGCTGAGGCACAACCGGTAGCGAATAAAGAGGTAGAAACAGTTTTGACTCCTGCACCAGAACAGGTAACTTCACAAGCTTCAATTACTTCAGCCCCGGGAGATATCGAAATTCCAGTTTCAGGAATTCGAAAAGCAATTGCCGCTAACATGGTTAAAAGTAAGCATGAAGCACCACATGCGTGGACAATGGTAGAAGTGGATGTTACTAACCTTGTTAATTATCGTAATAGTGTTAAGGATGGCTTTAAACAAAAAGAAGGATTTAATATTACGTTTTTACCATTCTTCATTAAAGCTGTCGTAGAGGCTTTAAAAGAATTTCCTCAGCTTAATTCAATGTGGGCTGGGGATAAAATTATTCAAAAGAAGGATATTAATATATCGATCGCAGTAGCTACAGAAGATGCTCTGTATGTACCAGTAATTAAGCATGCAGATGAAAAGACAATAAAAGGGATCGCTCGTGAAATAAATGATCTAGCTGGAAAAGTTAGAAACAAGGCTATTTCAAGTAGTGATATGCAAGGTGGAACATTTACAGTTAATAACACTGGCTCTTTTGGTTCCATTCTTTCAACACCTATTATTAACCACCCACAAGCTGCAATCCTATCTGTAGAGTCTATTGTTAAGCGCCCTGTGGTCTTGGAAAATGACGCTATTGCCATTAGACATATGGTTAATTTATGTTTATCTTTAGACCACCGCGTATTAGATGGTTTAGTATGTGGACGTTTCTTAGCTAGGGTAAAAGAAAATTTACAATCAATTTCAAAAGAAAACACACAAATTTATTAA
- a CDS encoding alpha-ketoacid dehydrogenase subunit beta has translation MPIISYIDAVTLAIKEEMERDENVFVLGEDVGTRGGVFRATNGLHEQFGEERVIDAPLAESAIAGVGIGAAMYGMRPIAEIQFADFIMPAVNQIVSEAARIRYRSNNDWNCPIVIRAPYGGGVHGALYHSQSVEAMFAGIPGLKIVMPSTPYDVKGLLKAAIRDNDPVLFFEHKRAYRLIKGEVPTEDYTLPIGKADVKREGDDITVITYGLAVHFALQAAERLAKDGISAHVLDLRTVYPLDKEAIIEAAKKTGKVLLVTEDNKEGSIISEVAAIIAEHCLFDLDAPIQRLAGPDVPAMPYAPTMEKFFIINPDKVEKAMRDLAEF, from the coding sequence ATGCCAATTATATCTTATATTGATGCAGTTACTTTAGCGATAAAAGAGGAAATGGAACGAGATGAAAACGTATTTGTCCTAGGAGAAGATGTAGGGACTCGTGGTGGTGTATTCAGAGCGACAAATGGATTACATGAGCAGTTTGGTGAAGAAAGAGTGATTGATGCCCCATTAGCAGAATCTGCAATAGCAGGTGTCGGAATTGGTGCAGCAATGTATGGCATGAGACCAATTGCAGAAATTCAATTTGCAGATTTTATTATGCCAGCAGTTAATCAAATCGTTTCGGAAGCGGCAAGAATTCGCTATCGCTCTAACAACGATTGGAATTGTCCAATTGTTATCCGTGCACCATACGGCGGTGGTGTTCATGGTGCTCTTTATCATTCCCAATCCGTAGAAGCAATGTTTGCTGGTATTCCAGGTTTAAAAATTGTGATGCCATCAACTCCTTATGATGTAAAAGGATTACTTAAAGCGGCAATCCGAGATAACGATCCTGTTCTTTTCTTCGAACATAAACGTGCTTACCGTTTAATTAAGGGTGAAGTGCCTACAGAAGATTATACGTTACCAATCGGAAAAGCTGATGTAAAACGTGAAGGTGATGATATTACTGTTATTACTTACGGTTTAGCAGTTCATTTTGCCCTGCAAGCAGCAGAAAGATTAGCAAAAGATGGTATTTCAGCTCATGTTCTAGATTTACGTACAGTATATCCATTAGATAAAGAAGCTATTATTGAAGCAGCTAAGAAAACTGGTAAAGTACTTCTCGTTACAGAAGATAATAAAGAGGGTAGCATTATTAGTGAAGTTGCTGCGATTATTGCAGAGCATTGCTTATTTGATCTAGATGCACCAATCCAACGTTTAGCTGGACCTGATGTACCAGCTATGCCATATGCACCAACAATGGAAAAATTCTTTATCATTAATCCAGATAAAGTTGAAAAAGCGATGCGTGATCTAGCAGAATTTTAA
- a CDS encoding thiamine pyrophosphate-dependent dehydrogenase E1 component subunit alpha, translating to MTENRHVKLGLTDQDVLEMYETMLLARKIDERMWLLNRAGKIPFVISCQGQEAAQVGAAFALDKEKDYILPYYRDMGVVLRFGMNARDLMLSAFAKAEDPNSGGRQMPGHFGQKKNRIVTGSSPVTTQVPHAVGIALAGKMQGKDFVTFTTFGEGSSNQGDFHEGANFAAVHKLPVILMCENNKYAISVPIHKQLACENVSDRAIGYGMPGVTVDGNDPIAVYEAVKAAADRGRRGEGPTLVETISYRLTPHSSDDDDRAYRSGEEVEEAKKKDSIFTFKAYLQELNILTEAIETEMNDRIAAAVNDATEYAEAAPYAEAESALKHVYGEGE from the coding sequence ATGACAGAAAATCGTCATGTGAAACTAGGTTTAACGGATCAAGATGTTCTTGAAATGTACGAAACAATGCTACTTGCTAGGAAGATAGATGAAAGAATGTGGTTACTTAACCGCGCCGGAAAAATTCCATTTGTTATTTCTTGTCAAGGGCAAGAGGCAGCACAAGTAGGGGCAGCTTTTGCGTTAGATAAAGAAAAGGATTATATTTTACCTTACTATCGTGACATGGGCGTTGTTTTAAGATTTGGAATGAATGCTCGCGACTTAATGTTATCGGCGTTTGCGAAAGCTGAAGACCCAAACTCTGGTGGAAGGCAAATGCCAGGTCACTTTGGACAAAAGAAAAATCGTATTGTTACTGGCTCTTCTCCTGTTACGACCCAAGTTCCTCATGCTGTTGGGATTGCACTAGCTGGGAAAATGCAAGGAAAAGATTTTGTTACATTTACGACATTTGGTGAAGGTTCTTCTAACCAAGGTGATTTCCATGAAGGAGCAAACTTTGCAGCAGTGCATAAGCTTCCTGTCATTTTAATGTGTGAAAATAATAAATATGCGATCTCAGTACCGATTCATAAGCAATTAGCTTGTGAAAATGTATCGGACCGAGCAATAGGTTATGGAATGCCTGGTGTGACTGTTGATGGGAATGATCCAATTGCTGTTTACGAAGCTGTTAAAGCAGCAGCAGACCGTGGCCGCAGAGGAGAAGGACCAACTCTAGTTGAGACGATATCTTATCGACTAACACCACATTCAAGTGATGATGATGATCGTGCTTATCGTTCAGGAGAAGAAGTAGAAGAAGCTAAAAAGAAAGATTCTATCTTCACGTTTAAAGCCTACCTTCAAGAGCTTAACATCTTAACAGAAGCCATTGAAACAGAAATGAATGATCGAATTGCAGCAGCTGTAAACGATGCAACAGAATATGCAGAAGCAGCACCTTATGCAGAGGCGGAATCAGCATTAAAACATGTTTATGGAGAGGGGGAATAA